The genomic region aaatgttgattaaaaagccttttttaaataagtgattaatcaaaattccaagATGTGATTTAATTTAACCTGattaaaatgtaatcgtttgacagctctaatttataAACACCTcagtgttgaaatcaagtcaatgATTAACCCCCTCACCCCccattatttaactcattttactttatttaaaaaataaatacaaattttaccTGAATTCTCGCGTTATTTGTGTGTTCACAAACCCCGAAAATTCATCTTCGAGCCCGCTGATTTGCTCTGAGCCGCAGCTGATGGTGGTGCAGACCAATCAAGGCAACAGTTGTTTCGGGGTGGGATTTATGCGGCTGTGAATGAAAAGATGCACCGAAGCGGTGGGAAACAAACCAGACATGGCGACACAGAATTACCCATAGTTTCCTTTTTGTAAGAACAGGCGTTTCCTGCATTTTTAGAtggtaaagatgttttttttgtttaacctaCGATGACATTTTTATCTGTTGACGTGATTGGTAAAGATAAACGTTTGGTAGGCGTGTACAAGTTgcagcatcgtccaatcagttcaaagtattgtacagcaTGTCCCGCCACTCCTGagcaaataaaattgaccttaccgtaaaccacaCCCACATGACCTAATCAACACGCAAGACCTGCACATGCGTTTCAAGTACGgacaaacaaagcaatccagctcccagtggtgcattgcgtggttatccaaagccaagaaaaaaaataaatcaataaaaatagttAAACGCTGTAGTCACAGCTCGTGTAAAATAGACACAAGCGCCCTCGAACAATTACGAAAAATGgctgcgctggatcaaactttgtggaagaccacacgaccagttgaatccttccaaaatgaccagaaactactacgtctgcaataaggtaatgttctccattgttgtttttagccaaatgcTAACAATAGTGCCTGGTAGCTAACCTTCCACGCGTTTGTTGACTATTTACTattaatgccaacaaaacattgaaactatgagataatataaattcattcttaccctgcttgacagGAACAATGTACAAAAACTTCGGTTTTGCTGACAATCAGTTGAAGTGAGGGAGGCGACTCAGTCTTTTTCTGACTTCTGTAGCAGCAGACAGCTATGTGAATTTCCCTTTGTTTTGGGacaaaattgcatggtgagggagtgaagataacctttactaaaatatttaaaaatcccTCTGCTTGCTTCAAAGAGAAATATTGGCGTCTTGAAAATACCTGactgagaaatcacaaggaagatatgacaactttgccattacTGTGAATGCACTTTAGCTCATGTTGACTGGTAAATGTCCAAGTGGAGAATTACTTTGAGTGATTCACATGATCAATCTGGCTCTTGCTAGGTTATGGTTACCCTCGCCCAGAAATTTCAATGTTGGTAAAcgttaaaacaaaaacttggcTGGACGTTGCATGTTGTGTTTAAGTCATGCGGGTCATGAGTTCTTCAAGTGCTCTCTCCCGATGATTTTCATGAACAAGCAGCACTTCTTTGATTGCGCTTTGCTGGAAGCCCATCTCGTTGAACTGAGTCAGCAGGCGCAGGAACTCGGCAGCCTGAAATGGGAAGTGCAAGTTCGCTTTCAAATCTGTGACTGTGTTCACTTGAAAGAGGACAAACAAGAAGGGCGGGGAGGCACCTTGCTCTCACAGCTCTGGAACATCTCCAAGGCCTCCTCCACTTGAGCTTCATCGTATCCCAACTCGCACAGATGATTGCAGGCTGACAGGTATTTTAAGAGCTGTTAAAATAACATGTTTAGATTTCATTCGGGGCTGTAAGACTGTAGTtgtttttaaaggcatttttcaattttagctttagtttgttagtttttgttaaatatAATCACCTTGGGATAGAAATCCAATACAAGAGTTTCAagactaggagtgtgacgatatatcgatatcacgataaattgtgatactttctctcccgatagattatcaatgCGTCTACGCAAGCattgcaatatttgtagttaatatttaGCCACTGCAAGtgtaatggctccattgttcatgacttattgagcaattacttggcatgCCAcaagggggagcacctcataagagtggcggggaaatggacagaagtcttcaggcgaagaagactcaagcttagattttttattatatatatatatatatatatatatatatatatacatgcagtgttgccggtaacgcgttactcgttactcaaaaaaattgctttctaaagtaactaatagtcgttactttattctacaaagtagtctgattaaagttactgtccagagaatcaatgcgttactccacattttcatgaagaaggcaaactatctcactgttgtaacagtcccaaacaactactgctaactacgaagatgaggcagaagtcattgatcaccacactgaattcagccatggtctggtcatgaatggtttgcacattcaaaacaaaagtgatgatacttttactactagttttattaaccaacaggcacacaacacaacaacaaaaaagtgtgcattatggaccataaaagtggtaaaaaaaataatttatttccatcctcaactggtccgtgaagcattatgggatgaggtcgtctccgccctctcgccagggggagtgacgtcagacaagttacgttttcagtaggggtggaaccaaaaaacgattcgaccgaaccatcgttcgtcaaggggagctaaacgaccgtatcggttgcgagtgaggctttatggttttcataacaatagcaagagttctgcgccgtgctctacttgttttgtttacatttcagtagcatcaccattcaagctacttccgtgtttccgtgctcgcgacacggcgcgcgcgcgcaacgagtgacaacctacaaatggagacagttagcagaagccggtgccgtacatctcggtatttcccatggctatcgagtcctctcggtgcacttgtatgtcccgggccggcgttagtactgcgcgcgagccaaaaagaataactcccgtgacgatccaatgcatggattcaaacgacacaggtatgtcccacagccaacacaccagctaagctaaaagcacactgcaagtatctcatttctcagtttgtggctccctgtcaatgtctacaactagcatgagcagcagataggagaactgagacgtgcccgcgattacgacagcccaaaaaacaaaatataaacagtagtgattagaggtgtgcaaaatttccgattcttagattattcacgattcggccgtggaacaatcgagaacgattcacaaaagtccaaattccgattatataaatatgccaagggaaccgaaactaaaagtggaccggagcggaaagtacgcggaactgaaacgcagtagcgcgcgcggtcttcgggacgcttaatgggacggaccgagagtacacatccacaactcacgcctcgacattcaaaacaacaacaagcatggctgagctgaccaacccacctcttcgtcagatcagacctgctccgaaaaggcaaacaacttgaggcggaagtatcagctagctggctgcagtgcgtcggttagcgttctacagggcgccgcgcagtgatacgaacgaacgaacagaaaagtagtggctggcggtaatggcgtctgactttattcagaaaagagtattgtggtggaaatgtatcacgcttttgaaaacaaatagtttttagaagaaaaaggctttatttccgagaccccagccagcttgctggactattttcctctcgtccaacgtcgaacatgaacgcgtgtcaccgaacgctgtcagaaagaagtcagtgctgatcgcacacacgggaggtgaggatcaaattgagattcatgttaaaaaagccgaacgatccctttaatgtttacacgttcatgtttacacaagttaaaaagcagaaaagcacttgagggtttttttttttgtacctctgagaaactttaatgtttacatgttcatctttacacaacttaaaaagcaggaaagcacttttttttttttttaggcatttgtattgaagtagtagttcacattgtctttcatttatatctcagtgcacttttgagtggataaaaataatatatttttgctcaatgctatgttttattctgttgaagactgaatatacttaaaagctgttgttacagaatgaggacttgagtattttatttactgttttgaactgttaacttgatactgaaatagtagtttatttaggcctgagaggacttttgtactatttttgtaactaatgtacgaaacattaaaagcaccaaaatacattgttttttttctgctgcctggggggaaatcaataatcgttttataatcgaatcgtagcctctgaatcgtaatcgcaatcgaatcgtgaggtgccccaagattcccacctctagtagtgattctgtggtcatcatcgtgtctcagattaaaaaaacaaaaaaagatgtcatacattaaccaaaaatgaaagtgatgacaaaagaaaaaacaattgttaaatacaaaaattgttgattaaaaagggaaatgaacttttggaaatatttttgcatatattaagtggttaaaatgtgtttgatagatttattgttccataaggtggcttcatatttcttttggctggacggtaggtttatttcatgtcttaaatttatgtttctgaaatacttcacaatgtgcaaatattctgtttaattgtgttggtgtctgtctaaaggttaaatatttatatttaacattaaattatcaaccttttgttttcctgatccttattttgaagagaaaaaacaaacaaaccaaaaaacaattataactgtcaataactactaataaatatttaaactgatacatgtgtatacactggaatagcggaacaaacaaacaatagaggaatttaggggattttcattttcaacctggatagatttttatttgttgttttataaaaagtatttacgttacaagaagtcaagagagactgcctattttgtttttcattaaaaaaaaactttattttcatgttaaaaatgcactttcaataaagtatttggaactccgtttctactgcattatttttatgttgagatggtgttatcggcagctgctgaaagtaactaaaaaagtaacttttaatctaacttagttacttttaaaatcaagtaatcagtaacgcaatttagttacttttaaaaccaagtaatcagtaaagtaactaagtgactttttcaaggtaactgtggcaacactgtatatatatataatatatataatgtattaggggtgtgaattgcctagtacctgacgattcgattcgtatcacgattcgattcgataccgattactcccgatacgaatttataagtcgattgttgtgattttttttcattcaaatttagaaaatactaatcagtaagcttgtagtgtaagatttatatgaaaatgtattaatttatctgaaatttcagtcttatagaggttgtaatctgtttcatgtttgaacagcattaaaataaaatatttaaaaaaataaatgaataaaaaatcgattcagccgcctattgaatcgattcgagaatggcgcgatgtagtatcgcgatatatcgcagaatcgatttttttaacacccctaatatatatatatatatatattatattataggggtgttaaaaaaaatgattcagcaacatatcgcgatattacagaccacaattctcgaattgattcaatattcagccgaatcgatatttaaacaatttttgatggaaatattcaacaaattgTCTTACTGAGTGTTATGATTTACACGTTACgcatggaagaatattatattaatggaacattaagtattaatattttatttcagtgctgttcaaacatgaaacagcaaCATATTGTTTGCTAAATATAGTGGCTCAAACTAATAagcctgaagtttcagataaaaaaagtacattttcatacaaatcttacactatacatgtacaagtttgctgattagtattttctaaatttgagtaaaaaaaaaatggcaataatcgacttacagtttcatatcaggattaatcggtatcaaactGAATCGTGAccttattattatgtattgatatttattattattattattattattttatggttagtattatcgtggatttattagctGTGCAATCGATAATCATGGTATTGCCATATCTTGAGATACATAATTGTTATCGTGAGCCTCATatcacatatcgtatcgtatcatgaggtagccagaggttcccacccctatccAAGACTCCCCTTGCGAATCTATATTAACCGATTTTTGTAAACAATCTGTCAATTATTTGCTGCAGTACGGAACGTGGGACAAATTGTACCTTGTCTGGACTGTTGTATCCGGTCTTCTGCAGAGCCAAGATCGCAGTACGGAGCGGGTAACCTTTGTCGGTGACGGCCTCTAGCAGCTCCCGCTCTTCTTGGCTGAGAGCGGACAGCAGCTCTGTGGCTGAGTCAAGAAAGCCTCCAGTCCTAAAAGCCTGATGATCATCCACAATGGTGGTGATTCAGGTCACCGTGCGTGCACACGTAGACATCAAAAAGGCGCCCAAACCGAAACCCACCTTTTGCCTTCGGTTTTTGATGATGGGGCCTGCGGAGGAGGGTCGTTGCTGCTGCAGCCTTCCGGTAGGGGGCGCGACTGAGAGGTTGTTTTGCGGGTGCAACCTGCCCACAGCGCTCTGCGCGCGTCTCTTCTTGGTGACCTTCTGCCCTTTAGCGAGGTGGCCGCACTCAGGAGACGTCACGGCGCCTCTGTACGCGTCTTTGACCCTGGAGATGGCGGCGCTGCGGGGGCGCTCTCGGCCCTTGGCGGGCTCCTGAGGACAGTCTTCCGGGGACGAGCCTTCGTTGTCCTCGCAGTAGCCGTCTTCGTCGTCCGAGTCGGATCTGTGGAAGCCGACGGTGCGGCGGTGCAGCCAGTGGGCGTCGGCGGAGTTCAAGCTGCGGCTGCGGCGCCGAGGTTTGGAGGTCCAAGGGTCGCCGGGTCGGTGAGGGGCCCTGCAGAACTCGTAAGGGCCGCTGGACATCAGCCAGTAGGGAGGACAGGATGGAGCCGGGTAGGCGGGCTGCTGCTGGCCTGTTAATATTAGCTTCTCCAGATTGAAGCCGTACTGTCAAATGTTTCATTAATAGTGATTATCAGTCAGGTATGATAATACATATCAGGAGTGCAGTTTGTGTGAGAATGACCTGAGTTTCCTGCATTATCCGAGGACAGTCGGGCACAGAGATGTCAGGAGGCGTCATCAAGTACACATCCTGTCCCAGTGACCCCATTGGCGTTCCAAATGGGACGTCTTCCAGAGTGTTCATCGTCTCCAAGAAGAGAATCTGCAATTGGTGGAAACACAAATATGGGCACACTCTTGTGTGTACAACTGTACATTTATAcaaggttagggttttaaatcaggttgttgttgtttttgtatttattatgttAGTGTTTCCTTAAACTATGTCAGTGTATCATTTTGGGTTTTAAACTTGGGTTAGAGTTTCAAATCAGTTGTATACTAAGTTTAGCGTTATTAAAAATAGGGCGTTTCAAAGTACAGTTTTAAACTCGGGTTGTGTTAGGCTATCGTGTTCTTACAAAAAGTTTAGGGTTTCAGATGGGGTTTTATACTAGGACTAGTCTTTCAAAGTAGGTCTTTAaactggggttgtttttttaaatcagttttttttttttatattattattaaggtTAGTTAGTGTTTCTTTAAATTACGGTTAGtgtagcaatgttttaaaataaggTTAGGGCTCCAAGGTAAGGTTTCAGACTAGGTTTAGGGCTTCAAAGTAGATTTTAACCtatgattagggtttcaaatactGTTTTAATTAAACCAGATTTAGGGTTTTAAACTAGGTTTAGCATTTAAAAGTATGGTTTTAACTAAGGTTTGGCTTTGaaagtagggttttaaaatAGAGTTGTATCATAGTAGGGATTTAAACTGggtggtttcaaagtagggtttgagCTAGGATTTGGGTTTCAGAGTAGTTTTAAACCAGGGTTAGTTTTTCAAATCAGGCTTTTATACGAAGGATAGGATTTTAAAGTTAGGGGTTTAAACTACGGTTCGGGTGTCAAAGTAGGGCTTTAAAATATAGGGTTAGGTTTTCAAAGTAGCGGTTTGTCAGCACTTACCTCCGTCAGGTGTTTGTCATCAGGTGGGATGAAGATGAATGGGAGCATGTGTAGAATGAATGGCGAAGACTGACGTGGTCACGTGGTTTAAAGCTCACTAAGACGCATTATCTCAAAGCCAGTAATAAGTTCAGCAACATTTGTAACCTTAAGTTAAAGAcaagaatatttttattttgtgaaataatTGCAAGTGtttgatattaaaataaaaagatgctgATACTCAATGTCGAGCTACTTGTGCACAGTAAAGGATTGATATATTTTagctttcatttttgtttttcaggtgaGTTATATTATccagaaagctttttttttttttttttttatccagaaAGCAATCTTTTGTATGGGACGTTTTCGGTTTTAATGCAGACGTGAGGGCGGATTAAGGTTATCAGATACACTACAGGAATTAAGAAACGACAAGGACATCACTTTCCACAGATTAGCCGATTACATAAACGTGCCAACACACAAATGGAACACAATCTGACCGTCACAGTCTGGACATTTAGGATGTCCTAACCACTATCAGAAGTACTCTTCAATATTTATTCCATCACATTTCACATTTAGCAGGAGGCtatttgattgtattttttgggtgggagcGCTGACATGTCAAGTTTTGAACACTTGATGTCGCAATCTACACATATTTGACATGTCTGTATGGTTAATGCTGAACTGCTCCACATGAGGTGGCACAattgtatgccgttttttttgtactgATCATTTATGACTTCCAGTAATTGTGATGCAACTAATTTGGTGGTACACTCTAAAAAGCGAATTGTTTAAACCAatataagattacaaattgaattgttgaccaactgaAAAAATcccttcaattggtaacacacgattAAATTAAGATAATCCAAAGTGActattaaatgtaattattcaCTTTAGATTAATGTAATTTGGATCAtccattcaatttgtaatcttatacAGTTCTCTTTTGAGAGTGTATATAAGAGAAGTAAGTCCTCAATTAAGGCCCACCACACAAACAGACACGACTTGTTAAAGTCTATACACagatatacattttatttaaatttcgaaCAATTACATTGTATGGGGGGAGGGGTCACAATTGTGTTGTGTAACAGTCGACTGAGAGAAGCTGTTTTAAGAAAAAGGAGCTTAAAAAGCAGGGAGATCAAGTCTAGTTTAATCATCTCAAAGCACATTTTAGCAACAAGCCACGTGGTTCAGTTGAAGAGCATCGTAATAGCAACAGAATATGACGTCACTAAAAGGTGAGCAAGAGACAAAAATAAGAGTCCTTTacaactttttctcaacatgatttGTGTGATGGAGAATCCTGATAACAGAGAAATAACACATAAAACTTATTTGCTAAGCAGCCCTCTTAGTCCGAAATAAACtcatgtatgtatatacagtagATTTTCTAAAAAGTGGgctgaacacaaaaaaaaatcatctaataACCATTGTGGCTGCTTAAAAAGCTCCGCCTCACATCTCGCGTGCTGTTTGTTGAGCCGCTTGTGTTAAACTTGCTTTGTACTTGTTCGCTTTTTTTAAGGTCACCAACATCAGCTTCCACATTGCCAGCCCAATCCTACTAATAATGTGGACACCATTATGATAATGGTGCTAGAGATATCATCAAAATATTGATGCACTTATGGAATATCATGCCCGCCTGATATAAGGCATTATTTGACATgcatctcacttttttttttttgttgccatcaattcttttttgcttcccttgtCCGTGGACTGCCAGTCATCacaagagaaggaaaaaaaaaccatcttGCTACAAATGCTctcacaaatttaaaaaaatgtattatcttTATATAGATAAAATGTTAACAAtcaccagagattgaaataaTTGTATAAAGGTCTAACCTGTGAGTGCGCTGCTAGACACACatacagacacgcacacacaggacCCGACttgttcatgttgacaacatCCTCGGTCACAAGCGCCTTCATTATCCCCAatataaaatgtccacattttGCTTGTAGGGCCTTGGAAAAAACCTGGCGTTGGTTTCACAAAGGTGGTAGCAAACTGTCTGAATGTGAAATGGACGACGTGGTTCAGTTGTTGGCAGCGTCCGCCTGTCGAGGCCAGTTCTCCTCCTCGATGCCGGAATCGTATTCCTCTTCTGCCTGCTCCTTGGCCGGGGCCCTGCAACACGTGTGGAGAGCCGTAAAGAAGAAATATTAACAAACGCTCATAACTGCGGCTGAAATATTATGATCCCCTTTTCTCTCGTTCCAATATTCAGTAATTGCAAAACCACGAGTTCTGCAGGTATCATCAAATATAAtttaatgcaacttaaaactaatttaatgccCATGTCAAACTACatatattatttttcaagttttacatGCTCTCGTTAATACACAAAAGTGGACAAATGTTACtaaatacaaatgtggttgtATCTTCGACCATTGATACAGCAATTTTATAGTAATTTATGAAGTTATGTTTAAAAGGAGTGTGAAAAATTGAGTCATAGATTTCTGTTGTAATATTCTGTTAAACATTTTGCTTTGTGCAAGGTTTTGCATTGTTGGCGCGACACTCACCTGATGTATCTGGGCTCCGTCTTCCCTTGGACGACGTCTTTGTTCAACTCGACGGCCATGATGTCAGAGTGCGGCACCTCAAACATTGGCTCCAGCAGAAGCTTTTCCTGCCGTGGATCATGAAAACATTACGTGAGGGCGAGCTATGTTTCTCTTTATTTTCTTGTAAGAACTGATCAGTCTTCAATGGAGGCCCATTCTCCTggcagtaaaataaataaaataaatacatcttcgCCACTGGCAGGTGCCCGTTTCTGCCAGTGGGGAATTATTGTTTTCTTACATAGTCAAAATCCTCCAgtgagaaaaacattttttgggcttccatagtcTACCAATTTTCCCATTGACTCAGTGGATAAAAACTTATGAAGCAACAAAATGGCAATGtgaagcaaggttattttagttaactaaaactaaggaagaactaaaactaaaataaaaatttaaaaaaatcgttaacgaaataaaataaaaacaaaaacgctttcgaaaaaataaaagctaacaaactacattttatgattacaaaactataattattgcaaaaatgtaatggaaattgtaattaatgcatgagccattggggatgattttaaatgtgattttaagtagatttattctgATATTAACACAAGTGATgttatctagcagcagccaataaaaaatcagcttcagatgacgttgctccaagggttctttttaaatattgcgcacaagtcatacacatttcttttaaaaactaaaactaatactgaaactaaataaaactaagcatttattaaataacataaCAGAATCAccatgaaaatgaattaaaactagctaaatttaaaaaaacaaaatcaaaacgaaatcaaaaataaaatgaaaaattccaaaactataataaacctGATGTGACGTGCGAGTATtgtttttgtccacttggggtcgCCATCCTCCATTAGTTAGTTCTGCTTGGTCCTTTTAAGTGTGACATGATCAATTTTGTACAT from Festucalex cinctus isolate MCC-2025b chromosome 3, RoL_Fcin_1.0, whole genome shotgun sequence harbors:
- the LOC144015775 gene encoding uncharacterized protein LOC144015775; translation: MLPFIFIPPDDKHLTEILFLETMNTLEDVPFGTPMGSLGQDVYLMTPPDISVPDCPRIMQETQYGFNLEKLILTGQQQPAYPAPSCPPYWLMSSGPYEFCRAPHRPGDPWTSKPRRRSRSLNSADAHWLHRRTVGFHRSDSDDEDGYCEDNEGSSPEDCPQEPAKGRERPRSAAISRVKDAYRGAVTSPECGHLAKGQKVTKKRRAQSAVGRLHPQNNLSVAPPTGRLQQQRPSSAGPIIKNRRQKAFRTGGFLDSATELLSALSQEERELLEAVTDKGYPLRTAILALQKTGYNSPDKLLKYLSACNHLCELGYDEAQVEEALEMFQSCESKAAEFLRLLTQFNEMGFQQSAIKEVLLVHENHRERALEELMTRMT